The following proteins come from a genomic window of Achromobacter sp. AONIH1:
- the hemE gene encoding uroporphyrinogen decarboxylase — protein sequence MSASALKNDVFLRSLLREPVPYTPIWLMRQAGRYLPEYNETRARAGSFMGLAQNPDYAAEVTLQPLARFDLDAAILFSDILTVPHAMGLGLDFAAGEGPRFAHPVRTEDDVRRLAVPDMDKLRYVFDAVRVIRRELDGKVPLIGFAGSPWTIACYMVEGQGSDDYRLIKTMLYARPDLLHHILEINAQATLQYLNAQIDAGAQAVMLFDSWGGVLADGLFQQFSLAYTRKVVAGLKRENEGRRVPVIVFTKGGGQWLEQIAACGCDAVGLDWTVDLAAARRRTGDSVAFQGNLDPMALFGGGDAIRTEARRVLDAFGPVGKGGHVFNLGHGISRFTPPEAVAELVDEVHRHSRSLRG from the coding sequence GTGTCTGCTTCCGCCCTGAAGAACGATGTGTTCTTGCGCTCGCTCTTGCGCGAGCCCGTGCCCTATACCCCGATCTGGCTGATGCGCCAGGCGGGCCGCTACCTGCCCGAGTACAACGAGACGCGCGCCCGGGCGGGTTCGTTCATGGGCCTGGCTCAGAATCCCGACTACGCCGCGGAAGTCACCCTGCAGCCGCTGGCGCGGTTCGACCTGGACGCGGCCATCCTGTTCTCCGACATTCTCACCGTGCCGCACGCCATGGGCCTGGGACTGGACTTCGCCGCTGGCGAAGGGCCGCGCTTCGCGCATCCCGTGCGCACCGAGGACGACGTGCGCCGCCTGGCCGTGCCCGACATGGACAAGCTGCGCTATGTCTTTGACGCGGTCCGCGTCATCCGCCGCGAACTCGACGGCAAGGTGCCGCTGATCGGTTTCGCCGGCAGCCCCTGGACCATCGCCTGCTACATGGTCGAAGGGCAGGGCAGCGACGACTATCGCCTGATCAAGACGATGCTGTACGCGCGGCCGGACCTGCTGCATCACATCCTGGAAATCAACGCCCAGGCCACGCTGCAATACCTGAATGCGCAGATCGACGCGGGCGCCCAGGCCGTCATGCTGTTCGACAGCTGGGGCGGCGTGCTGGCCGATGGCCTGTTCCAGCAGTTTTCGCTGGCGTATACCCGCAAGGTGGTCGCGGGCCTGAAGCGCGAGAACGAAGGCCGCCGCGTGCCGGTCATTGTGTTCACCAAGGGCGGCGGGCAGTGGCTGGAACAGATCGCTGCCTGCGGCTGCGACGCGGTCGGCCTGGACTGGACCGTGGACCTGGCGGCGGCGCGTCGCCGCACCGGCGACTCGGTTGCGTTCCAGGGCAACCTGGATCCCATGGCGCTGTTCGGCGGCGGCGACGCCATCCGGACCGAGGCGCGCCGGGTGCTGGACGCGTTCGGCCCGGTCGGCAAAGGGGGGCATGTGTTCAATCTGGGGCATGGCATTTCACGCTTCACGCCTCCTGAAGCCGTAGCCGAATTGGTCGATGAAGTCCACCGGCACAGCCGTTCGTTGCGGGGATAA